In Asterias rubens chromosome 10, eAstRub1.3, whole genome shotgun sequence, the following proteins share a genomic window:
- the LOC117295690 gene encoding serine/threonine-protein kinase ULK3-like, protein MASMNRNQPKLQGFVFTEKLGCGSYATVYKAYRKGQQREVVAVKCVLKSSLSKKSVENLLTEIEIMKRIHHEHIVELKDFQWDDTYIYLIMEYCSGGDLSSFIRTKQALPERTVRVFLRQLASALLCLQSQNITHMDLKPQNLLLSNTYDPVLRLADFGFASYMTEDVFADTLRGSPLYMAPEIICERKYHAKVDLWSVGVIMFECLFGRAPFASRTFTELAEKIRSSRPIQIPDSVHISDSCRDLLVRLLQRDPEERINFSDFFAHPFIDLEHIPSADSLNKAKSIIMKAIEKDTAGDFKSAVQLYCESVQFFIPAIHYEKDQKRKDALRAKVQEYLTRAEELKVLLKPESHSTPSATPSTSQVNQPQTLPDVFLLEQLAAGHHNLQLALNVAHEAELKDAKENYESALKLYQDTLEQLIPILQSEPRGRRREVMNNEVQRYMGRAETIKQFLEIKRIPLKQESINEALTGEARKTGYKAPTEDASKSPTLKTFQCVVK, encoded by the exons ATGGCTTCGATGAACAGAAATCAACCGAAACtccaaggttttgtttttacagaaaaACTCGGCTGCGGATCGTATGCAACGGTGTACAAAGCGTACAGAAAA GGTCAGCAGCGTGAGGTGGTTGCTGTGAAGTGTGTACTGAAGAGCAGTCTCAGCAAGAAGTCAGTTGAGAACCTTCTCACCGAGATAGAGATCATGAAACGAATCCATCATGAGCACATTGTGGAACTCAAAGATTTTCAG TGGGACGACACCTACATATACCTGATCATGGAGTACTGCAGTGGTGGTGACTTGTCTAGTTTCATCCGAACCAAACAAGCCTTACCAGAGCGGACCGTTAGAGTGTTCCTCCGACAGCTTG CTAGTGCACTTCTATGTCTGCAATCCCAGAATATCACACATATGGATTTGAAACCACAGAACCTACTCCTGTCAAACACTTATGATCCTGTACTCCGATTAGCAg ATTTTGGTTTTGCGTCCTACATGACAGAGGATGTGTTTGCTGACACGTTACGAGGCTCTCCACTATACATGGCTCCAGAGATTATCTGCGAGCGTAAATATCACGCTAAAGTTGACCTGTGGTCAGTAGGAGTCATCATGTTCG aGTGCCTTTTTGGACGCGCTCCATTTGCTTCAAGGACCTTCACTGAGTTAGCGGAGAAGATTAGAAGTTCAAGGCCCATTCAG ATTCCAGACTCGGTGCACATATCGGACAGTTGTCGAGACCTCCTTGTAAGACTTCTTCAGAGAGACCCAGAGGAGAGAATCAACTTCAGTGATTTCTTCGCTCATCCCTTCATCGATCTAGAACATATTCCTAGTGCGGATTCACTCAATAAAGCT AAATCTATTATAATGAAAGCGATTGAGAAGGACACAGCAGGAGATTTCAAATCAGCAGTTCAACTCTACTGTGAGTCTGTCCAGTTCTTCATACCAGCTATACACT ATGAAAAGGATCAAAAGAGGAAAGATGCTCTGAGAGCCAAG GTCCAGGAATATTTGACGAGAGCTGAGGAACTGAAAGTTTTACTAAAGCCCGAGTCCCATTCAACTCCTTCAGCAACTCCATCCACATCTCAAGTTAACCAGCCTCAAACATTACCCGATGTCTTCCTACTAg aaCAACTGGCTGCTGGTCACCATAACTTACAACTCGCTCTAAATGTTGCACATGAGGCAGAGTTAAAG GATGCAAAAGAAAATTATGAGTCGGCATTGAAACTCTACCAAGATACGTTAGAACAACTCATTCCAATTCTCCAGAGTGAGCCACGAGGGCGCCGTAGGGAGGTGATGAACAACGAGGTGCAAAGATACATGGGAAGGGCCGAGACTATTAAGCAGTTTTTGGAA ATCAAAAGAATACCTCTCAAGCAAGAATCCATCAATGAGGCGCTCACAGGCGAAGCACGAAAAACCG gttacaaagcgcctacAGAAGATGCTTCAAAAAGTCCAACCCTCAAGACGTTCCAGTGTGTAGTCAAATAG